The candidate division WOR-3 bacterium nucleotide sequence CTCGACCTGGTGGAAGAGGGGGCGGAGAAGTGGCAGGAGGTCATCGGGCGGTTCTACAGACCTTTCAAGCAGGACCTGGACAAGGTTGCCGATGGCGCGGCCGACATCAAGCAGGACCTGAGCCGCGAGCTGGAAGAGAAGTGTCCCGAATGCGGCGCGAACCTGGCCGAACGCTGGGGCCGGTTCGGCAAGTTCATCGCCTGCTCGACCTACCCGCAGTGTAAGTACATTAAGAAAGAGAAGCCGAAGCTGCTCGACGAGAAGTGCCCGCAGTGCGGCAAGCCGCTGGTCGAGCGGTCGGGACGGTTCGGGCCGTTCAAGGCCTGCTCCGGGTATCCCGAGTGCCGGTACATCAAGAAGGAAGAGCCCGGCCCGGATCTGAAGCCGGGCGAGCCGTGTCCGCGGTGCGGCAAGCCTCTGGCCGAGAAGCGCGGCCGGTTCGGAGTGTTCGTGGCCTGCACCGGGTATCCTGACTGCAGGTTCATGGTCCGCGGCAAACGGCCGGAGCCGAAGGTCCTGGAGGAGAAGTGCCCGCAGTGCGGTAAGAACCTGGTCGAGCGCAAGGGCAGGTTCGGACCCTTCATTGCCTGTCCCGGGTATCCGAAGTGCAAGTACATCAAGAAGGAGAAGGGGAAAGGGGAAATGAACAAGGCAGTGCAGACGGAAGAAGCATGAAGGCGGCGCGGAATGGGTCGTACTGGCAGCTTCGGTTGATGCCGGGCGAGGAGATTGTCGAGACGATAGCCGGTTTTGTTTGCAGCCACCGCATCAAGTCCGGGTTCCTGACGGGAATCGGCGCGGCTGAGGATATCGTCCTGGGCTGTTTCGACCCCAAGACCAAGGTCTATCACAAACGGACGTTCAAGGGCGACAATGAGGTCGCCGCCATCGTCGGCAATGTGGCATGGGTGGGCAAGAACCCGGTCTGCCACATTCACGCCGTAATCAGCCGCCCCAATCTCACGACCTATGCCGGCCACCTCTTTTCCGGGACGGTGACGGTCACGTTGGAGGTGGCTCTGGTCCCCGGAACCCGCCGTCTTGCCCGCAAACCGGACCCGCTTTCCGGCCTGAACCTGCTCACCCTGCCGTAGCGGACAGGACGCCGGGGTTCAAGGGGTCTGGGTTTCAGGTTCCGGACATCCGATCGTGGTACGTCCGTCGAAATCCGAGTCATCCGTGTTCACCAGTGTCCATCAGTGGTTGCTTTGTGCCGAGTCCGGAATTCCGAATTCTGGTATCTGCATTCTGGTTTCTGGATTCTCCCCGCCCTTGTGATTCCCCCGCCTGAATTGACTTCAGCGGGCTTATTGATACACTGCAGAGCTGGTAGTGCGGCCATGCAGTTGCCGACAACTGCCGGCCGTGGAGGCCGAATCCTTAAGGAGGAATCTGATGGCGCTGATAGACGATGTTAAGAACATCATAGTCGAGCAGTTGCACGTGACGCCGGAGAAAGTCACCGACACGGCTAACTTCGTTGACGACCTGGGCGCGGACTCGCTCGACATCGTCGAGCTGGTCATGGCGTTCGAGGAGAAGTTCGGAGTCGAGATACCGGACGAGGACTCACAACAGCTGGTGACCGTCGGCAAGGCTGCCGAGTACCTGCAGAAGAAACTGGCCGAAAAGAAGTAGCCGCGACCCCAACCCAACCGCCGATGAGCACCCAGAGCGGTCGACGACGGGTAGTTGTTACCGGGATGGGCGTGGTCACGCCCGTCGGCAACGACGTACCGACATTCTGGCAAAGCATCCTCGCCGGTAAGAGCGGAGCGGCCCGGCTCGCGTCCTTTGACACCGCCGACCTCGAGGTGCAGATCGGGGCCGAGGTCAAGGGGTTCGACGCCACCCAGCGCCTGGACCCGAAGCTGGTGAAGCGGACCGACCGGTTCGCCCAGTTCGCGCTCTGGGCAGCGGACGAGGCGGTCCGCGATGCGAAGATCGACTTCGAGCAAGAAGACCGGAGCCGGGTCGGAGTTGTCACCGGCAGCGGCATGGGCGGCATCCAAGTCTGGGAGACCCAGTTTGCCCAATTCCTGCAGAAAGGCCCGCGGCGCGTGTCGCCGCTGCTCGTGCCGATGATGATTCCCGACATGGCCTGTGGCCAGATCGCGATCGCCTACGGTCTGCGCGGCCCGAATTACGACACAACGTCCGCCTGCGCGTCGGCCGCGCATGCTACCGGCTGTGCCTTCCGTCACATCATGCACGGCGACGCCGACATGATGGTCGCTGGCGGCAGCGAGGCCGCGATTACCCGGTTCACCATCGCAGGCTTCAGCAACATGGGTGCGCTCTCCAAGCGAAACTCGGAGCCGGAGCTTGCCTCCCGGCCGTACGATCGGGACCGCGACGGGTTCGTGATGGGCGAGGGCGGAGGTATCTTCGTACTCGAAGAACTGGAACACGCCCGCCGGCGCGGAGCGCCGATCCACTGCGAACTGGCCGGGTTCGGCGCGACCGCCGACGCCTACCACATTACCGCGCCGGACCCGGATGCGCTGGGCGCGGTCGCCGTGATGCGCGAGGCGCTCGCCGACGCGGGACTGCGGCCCGAGGATATCGACTACGTCAACGGCCACGGCACTTCGACGCCGCTCAACGACGCCTCTGAAGTCAAGGCGATTCTCGAGGTGTTCGGCGCCCACGCGGCCAAGCTCGCGGTCAATTCGACCAAGTCGATGATCGGACACGGCCTCGGTGCGGCCGGGGCGATGGAGCTGGCGGCGATGGTCCTGCAGGTGAAGAACCAGCGCGTCCACCCCACCGTCAACCATACGGCCCCGGACGACGGCGTGGGACTCGACTTCGTCAAGGGCGAGGCGCGGGACTGCTCAATCCGGGCCGCCCTGTCCAATTCGTTCGGGTTCGGCGGACACAACGCCTGCCTGCTCGTGAAGGCCTGGCAGTGAACATAGCGGTCTGTATCAAGCAGGTCCCGTCCACGGAGACCAAGATACGGGTCAACACCTCGACCGGCTTCGTGGATACCACCGAGATCGAGTGGGTCGTCAATCCCTTCGACGAGTACGCGATGGAGACGGCCTTGCGCACCAAAGAGAAAGCCGGCTCCGGTACCATCACCGCCATCGCGCTTGGCCCGGAGCGGGTGAAGACCGCGCTCCGGACGGCGCTGGCGATGGGGGCGGACAGCGCCCTGCAGCTCACCGCGCCGGAGTTCGGCGGCCTCGACGCCCTGGCTGTGGGACGTCTCCTGGCCGCGGCCGTGAAGCGCCAGCCATTTGACCTCGTCCTTTGCGGCAAGCAGGCGGTGGACGACGACCTCGCCGCCGTGCCACCGGCAGTCGCCCACTTCCTCCAGATTCCGCACGTCTCGGTGGTCGCCGAGGTGATCGCGGACCCCGTCGCCGGCACCATCGTTGCCCGGCGCGAGATCGAGGGCGCGACCGAGGTGGTCAATGCCTCGCTTCCCTGTCTCCTGACGCTGCAGAAGGGCGCGTACGAACCGCGCTACCCGACCCTGAAGGGAATGATGGCGGCAAAGAAGAAAGAGATACCGGTGCTGGGCCCAACCGAGCTGGGGATCGATCCAGCCGTGCTCACCCGGCGCATCGAGCCCATCGAAGACCGCCTGCCGCCCGGCCGCAAGCCGGGACGAGTGCTCGAAGGCACGCCCGAGGAAGTCGTGCCCGAACTGGTGAGGTTGCTGCACGAAGAAGCGAAGGTCCTCTAACTGGAGATAACCCTCAATGTTTGACAGGAAGCTCTCGCAGGAACGGCTGCTCGTGGGAATCGGCGGCAACATGGGCTCCGGCAAGTCGACCGTCGCCAGCGAACTTAGGCGATACGGCGCGAAGATCATCGACGCGGACGAGATGGGCTGGTCGGTACTCGCCAAGGGCACCGCTGAGTACCACCAACTCGTCAAGACGTTCGGCCGCGGCATCCTGACTAAGACCGGTAACATCGACCGCCGCGCTCTCGGCAAGCTGTCCTTTGCCAGCAAGGCAAGCCTGGCCAAGCTGAACGCAATCGTCCACCCGGCTCTGCTCGACCGGGTCCGCAAGGAGATCGACCGGAACCGCAAGGGCCTGGTCGTGGTCGACGCGGCGCTCCTCTTCGTCTGGGGCATGGACAAGGAAGTTGACGTCGCCATCCTGGTGACTGCCGCCGACCGCCTGAAGATCAAGCGGCAGGTAGACGCCGGCATGAAGGAAGAAGACGTCGTCGCGCGCCTCAAACTCCAGCCGCCCGATGCGAAGATCTGGCGCCGTGCCGACTTCGTGCTCGAGAACAAAGGCTCGTTCGCAGAACTCCGGCGCAAGTGCCGCGCGCTCTGGAACTTCTTCTACAGCGCGAAGTTCCAGGCGTTCAAAGTGGCGCGCGAGCGCTAGCGGCCGGCGAGAGCCCGCCCGCCGGCGGCCATGAAACTCAGCCAGGTTCCCCTGAAAGATATCGAGTGCGCCGGCCCGGTGATGCGGGCGAGCACGCCATACATACTCGAATACGACGAAGTCTCCTCGCTGGCCAAGGACCTCTTCGAAACCTATCGCGCCAAGATCAACCCGGCCGCAACCGGGCTGGGCCCGCGACAGCGGGAGTCGAATGCCGAGAGCTACGCCCTGCTGGGCAGCGAAGGCGAGCTGGGGCGTGTCCACGTGGTCTACGACCTCGACGAAACCCGGCTGGCTATCGAGCTCAACGAGGACGAGGCCGACAAGTTCTACCGACTGATGCGCGACCAGCGCATCGTCACTCCGGACCTCGGGCTCATCCGGCGGGTGATGTCGGGAAACATGGCCGAGACCGTCGCCGCCGCGCTCTGGCAGATCGGGGCAATCAAGGTCACGCTCGGCGACCTGCGACCGCTGTTCAAGGTCGACGAGGGACGGAACTACAGCCCCATATACATCGACGTCAAGGGGCTCGCGAGCTACCCGGCCGTTAACGACTTCGTGCTGTCGTCGGCAGCGCTGCTGGTGCGCAACCTCGAGTTCGACGTCGTCTGCGGCATCGAGTCCGGGTCGATCGCCATCGCCGCGGTGCTGGCCCAGAAGCTCTCGAAGCCGATGTTCTACGCCCGCCGCGTGCGTCGCTATCCTGAGGCCAGTCCGTTTGAAGGCATCAGGAGCCACGAGCTCTTCCGCAAGCGGGTGCTGCTCGTGGACGACACGCTGGTCCACGGCTGGACCAAGACCCGCGTCATCCGGGAAATCCGGGAGTGGGGCGGCCGGGTCGAGGCCTGCTTCGTCATTTTCGACCGGCAGCAGCAGGGCAGCTCGGACCTCGAGCAGGCCGGCGTGAAACTCGACTCGCTCACCAACCGCGACGCGGCTCTCTCCGCCAAGATACCGCGCGAGATCAGCTTCCTGACCGACGAGGAGTACGCCGAGGTGACGCGCTACTTCGCGGACCCGGGCGCGTGGCATACGACGCGCGGTCTCTCCTTCCACGAACCCTCGCCGCTCGACTGACGCGGCCGGACGGGTAGTTGCCGGCCCGGCGCGTGTTTCCGCTGCGCCGCCCGCCTTGACAGCGCGCCGCCGCCAGCCCATTATGTAGCAGAGGAAACCGTGCCGGTCATGACCCAGGAAATCGAAGCGCCTACCTGTGGAGGGAACCATGTTCTGGAACTACAACTGTCCTGAATGCGGCAAGCCGACATCGGTCGACTGGTCGCGGCGCGAAGGCGAAGCGCTCTGCCGTCGCTGCGCCAAGACCCACTACCCGCCGACGCCGCACGAAGACCACTACGCCTATGTGGACGAACTGAAATGGCCGCCGGAACTGGAGGCAGCGGTGCTGACAATCCGCGGCGCAGTCTGCGCTGTGCCGGGCTGCTACGGAGAACACACGACGCTGGTGTTCCGCAAGCCGGTTACGGACGGCGGCCAGACCTCGGTAGACAACCTCACGCCGGTATGCGCGCGGCACGCTGTTTCGAAAGGCAGCCGGGCCTGGGACGAGTGGATTGTCGAGGCCCGCGAGGAGCTGGCTGCCCAGAAGAAGGCAACGCCCACGTTTGAAGTCACGATTACCAAGCATGACCCGAAGCCGGAAGTGGCGGTAGTCGAGGCCGTTGCCCCGGCCGGGGCGATGCTGCCCCTCGCCGCCATGCGGATGCCGCGCCCGGCCAAGACGGCAGGCCCCGGCATGCCCCTGACCGAGATCAGGCTGGCGGTGCCGTTCCTGCGCGGGCCGACCGGCAAGATAGCGTTCAGCTACGACTGGGAGATGAAGAAGAGCGGCAAGTGCCAGGTCTTTCTCCTGGCCTGGCCGCGCGGCGACGAACCGGATATCTCACTCGTCGGCAGTCCCAAGTACCACGGGGCGCAAATGACGAAGGACCACCTCGGCGTCACGGATGAGAAGGGCAGCAACGAGATAGAACTGAGACTACCCGACGCGCCGGGCGGCCGCTGGACCGCAGCCGTGGCGGTGCTTGACTCCGGCTGCGACTTCCAGTTCACCGAGTTCGCGCTGGCGGCGACGAGATAGGGCGGGAGAATCTCAGGCTGCGAGGATTCTAGGGGTCCAGTGCACGGACACGGGAATCCTTGATTCCCTGACCCCTTGAACCCTGGGCGGCAAACAACGCCCGGACCTCGGCGCTGATGTTCTCCGCCGGCACTTCGCTCTGACTGCCGGTCTCCAGGTCTTTCAGCGAGTAGATTCCCTTGGCTAATTCGTCCGGCCCGATGACGATGCAGCAGGCAGCCGCGGCCGCATCGGCCGACTTGAACTGCCCCTTGACCTTGCGGGCGTCGTAGTCGACCTGGGCGGCGATGCCGTCCGACCGCAGACGGTCGGCAAGCTGCTCCGCGGCCGCGATCTCGGTCTCGGTCAGCCAGACGACGAAAGCCAGCCTGCGGCGCGCCGGGGCCGGAGTGGCCGGCGAGACGAGCATCGTACGCTCCAACCCGATGGCCACGCCCACGCCCGGCGTTGGCGGTCCGCCGAACTCCTCGACCAGGTAGTCGTAGCGCCCGCCGCCGCCCAGGCTGTCCTGCGCGCCGAGCGACGCCGAGATGTACTCGAAGACGGTCCGGCTGTAGTAGTCGAGGCCGCGCACGAGCCGATCGTTCGTTTCGTAACTCAGGCCGCGCCGAGTCAGGTCGGCCTGGACCTGCTCGAAGTGGGTCTGGCATGCCGGGCAGAGGTACTGCCGCGGCGTGGGCGCATCCTTGACCGTCTGCCGGCAGGTCTCGACCTTACAGTCGAAGACGCGCAGCGGGTTGCGGTCGATGCGCAGCTTGCAGTCGTCGCAGAGCAAGTCCTGGCGCTCGAGCAGGTACCGGCGGAGCGCGTCGCGGTGCGTCGGGCGGCACTCACGGCAGCCGATGGAGTTCACCTGCGTCGTGCAGTCGCGGATGCCCAGCCGGGCGAAGAAGATGTTGCCGAAAGCGATGATCTCGGCGTCGGTCAGCGGACTGGCCTCGCCCAGCGCCTCGATGCCTACCTGGCCGAACTCCCGGAAACGACCCTTCTGCGGGCGACCGTAGCGGAAGCACGGGCCGACGTAGTAGAGCCGATAAGGCAGTCGCAGCCGGTTCTCGAGAACCGCACGCACCACGCCCGGCGTACCCTCGGCCCGCAATGTCAGGTCTCTGCCGCCACGGTCCCGGAACGTATAGTTTTCCTTGGTGACGATGTCCGAGGTGGTGCCGGATGACTTCTCAAACACGGCGGCGTGCTCGAAAGTCGGCGTGATTATCTCGCGGTAGCCGTAGGTCTCGGCCATCCGCCGGAACGTCTCCTCGACCTGGCGCCGGCGCTCCGAATCCGGCGGCACGAAATCCTGCGTGCCTTTGGGGCGTGATTGCTTCAGGCCAGACATAGCCTCAGGCCCAGGCTTGAATGAAGAAGCACGAATTCCGAGTGAGACTCGAAGGGAGGGCAATCACGAGTGGCAGCACTCGGCCTTCGGACTTCGAGTTTCTCTCACTTCGCGAGCCGGGTAGATAGCTCGAATGCCGCCAGGCCGAGGAAGATGCCGGAGATGTTGGCCAGCAGGTCGACCATGTCGAACTGACGGCCGGGGATGCGCCGCTGGAGAAATTCGAGGCCGACGGCCACCGGTCCGGTCACGAGCAGAGAAATCCACGGTGCTGCTGCCTGGGCTGCTATGCCCATCACGGTGAAGAGCGACGTGTGTATCACCTTGTCGTACCCGCCTTCGACCAGCTGCGGGCCACGCCGAAAGGGAAAGGTCAGCGTGAAACAGGTGAGCGCAGTCCAGCACACCAGGAACGTCCAAGCCCGGACTCCCCGCCGCTTGTACATCGGTCCGTTACCTGGCCTCGCCGCGGATGATCTCCTTCACGCGCATCAACCGCGTCTGGTCGCCGCGCTCGGCCTCGGCCAGCTTCAGGTTGATGAACTTCACCGTCTCCTCGATGTTCGGTATCAGCACGTACTCGAGCGCATTGACGCGGCGGCGGGTCCGCTCCATCTCCTCGGCCAGCAGTTCCAGGCTCTTCTCTTTCTCAGCCAGGATCAGCAGCGGACCAAGCAGTTCATCAAAGTCCTCCAGCGCGAAGTCCATCTCACCGGAGGTGGTGGCGAAGCCGTAGCAGCGCGTCTTGCCGGAAATCTCTTTGTGGAACACCGGAACCTTCACGTTCATGATGTTCTTGGTCGTCACCGACACCGACACCTTCTTGGAAGGCAACATCACCGCCTCGTCCA carries:
- a CDS encoding V-type ATP synthase subunit D, with the translated sequence MRLAVGATRMQLLRLKKRLAVARRGHKLLKDKQEELMRIILALVAEIRTHRQKVESGMARILGRFAIARASFGTEALDEAVMLPSKKVSVSVTTKNIMNVKVPVFHKEISGKTRCYGFATTSGEMDFALEDFDELLGPLLILAEKEKSLELLAEEMERTRRRVNALEYVLIPNIEETVKFINLKLAEAERGDQTRLMRVKEIIRGEAR
- a CDS encoding electron transfer flavoprotein subunit beta/FixA family protein; translated protein: MLNPGRPVQFVRVRRTQRLPAREGLAVNIAVCIKQVPSTETKIRVNTSTGFVDTTEIEWVVNPFDEYAMETALRTKEKAGSGTITAIALGPERVKTALRTALAMGADSALQLTAPEFGGLDALAVGRLLAAAVKRQPFDLVLCGKQAVDDDLAAVPPAVAHFLQIPHVSVVAEVIADPVAGTIVARREIEGATEVVNASLPCLLTLQKGAYEPRYPTLKGMMAAKKKEIPVLGPTELGIDPAVLTRRIEPIEDRLPPGRKPGRVLEGTPEEVVPELVRLLHEEAKVL
- a CDS encoding DNA-binding protein; this translates as MKAARNGSYWQLRLMPGEEIVETIAGFVCSHRIKSGFLTGIGAAEDIVLGCFDPKTKVYHKRTFKGDNEVAAIVGNVAWVGKNPVCHIHAVISRPNLTTYAGHLFSGTVTVTLEVALVPGTRRLARKPDPLSGLNLLTLP
- the fabF gene encoding beta-ketoacyl-ACP synthase II; protein product: MSTQSGRRRVVVTGMGVVTPVGNDVPTFWQSILAGKSGAARLASFDTADLEVQIGAEVKGFDATQRLDPKLVKRTDRFAQFALWAADEAVRDAKIDFEQEDRSRVGVVTGSGMGGIQVWETQFAQFLQKGPRRVSPLLVPMMIPDMACGQIAIAYGLRGPNYDTTSACASAAHATGCAFRHIMHGDADMMVAGGSEAAITRFTIAGFSNMGALSKRNSEPELASRPYDRDRDGFVMGEGGGIFVLEELEHARRRGAPIHCELAGFGATADAYHITAPDPDALGAVAVMREALADAGLRPEDIDYVNGHGTSTPLNDASEVKAILEVFGAHAAKLAVNSTKSMIGHGLGAAGAMELAAMVLQVKNQRVHPTVNHTAPDDGVGLDFVKGEARDCSIRAALSNSFGFGGHNACLLVKAWQ
- a CDS encoding HNH endonuclease, whose amino-acid sequence is MFWNYNCPECGKPTSVDWSRREGEALCRRCAKTHYPPTPHEDHYAYVDELKWPPELEAAVLTIRGAVCAVPGCYGEHTTLVFRKPVTDGGQTSVDNLTPVCARHAVSKGSRAWDEWIVEAREELAAQKKATPTFEVTITKHDPKPEVAVVEAVAPAGAMLPLAAMRMPRPAKTAGPGMPLTEIRLAVPFLRGPTGKIAFSYDWEMKKSGKCQVFLLAWPRGDEPDISLVGSPKYHGAQMTKDHLGVTDEKGSNEIELRLPDAPGGRWTAAVAVLDSGCDFQFTEFALAATR
- a CDS encoding histidine--tRNA ligase, producing the protein MSGLKQSRPKGTQDFVPPDSERRRQVEETFRRMAETYGYREIITPTFEHAAVFEKSSGTTSDIVTKENYTFRDRGGRDLTLRAEGTPGVVRAVLENRLRLPYRLYYVGPCFRYGRPQKGRFREFGQVGIEALGEASPLTDAEIIAFGNIFFARLGIRDCTTQVNSIGCRECRPTHRDALRRYLLERQDLLCDDCKLRIDRNPLRVFDCKVETCRQTVKDAPTPRQYLCPACQTHFEQVQADLTRRGLSYETNDRLVRGLDYYSRTVFEYISASLGAQDSLGGGGRYDYLVEEFGGPPTPGVGVAIGLERTMLVSPATPAPARRRLAFVVWLTETEIAAAEQLADRLRSDGIAAQVDYDARKVKGQFKSADAAAAACCIVIGPDELAKGIYSLKDLETGSQSEVPAENISAEVRALFAAQGSRGQGIKDSRVRALDP
- a CDS encoding acyl carrier protein; its protein translation is MALIDDVKNIIVEQLHVTPEKVTDTANFVDDLGADSLDIVELVMAFEEKFGVEIPDEDSQQLVTVGKAAEYLQKKLAEKK
- a CDS encoding dephospho-CoA kinase, producing the protein MFDRKLSQERLLVGIGGNMGSGKSTVASELRRYGAKIIDADEMGWSVLAKGTAEYHQLVKTFGRGILTKTGNIDRRALGKLSFASKASLAKLNAIVHPALLDRVRKEIDRNRKGLVVVDAALLFVWGMDKEVDVAILVTAADRLKIKRQVDAGMKEEDVVARLKLQPPDAKIWRRADFVLENKGSFAELRRKCRALWNFFYSAKFQAFKVARER